A section of the Clostridium felsineum DSM 794 genome encodes:
- a CDS encoding cyclic-di-AMP receptor: protein MKLVICIVQDDDAGELIDVLTDKGLRVTKLATTGGFLKSGNTTLMIGVEEKEVDGVIETIEDVCKTRQQVVTSPSPVAGSTGVYVPYPIDVEVGGATIFVVDVDKFIKI from the coding sequence ATGAAATTAGTTATATGCATTGTTCAAGATGATGACGCAGGTGAGTTAATTGATGTCTTAACAGACAAAGGATTAAGAGTAACAAAGCTAGCTACTACAGGTGGATTTCTAAAGTCAGGAAATACTACTTTAATGATAGGAGTTGAAGAAAAAGAAGTAGATGGTGTTATAGAGACAATAGAAGATGTATGCAAAACGCGTCAGCAAGTTGTAACGTCACCTTCTCCAGTTGCAGGGTCCACGGGAGTATATGTTCCTTATCCTATTGATGTAGAGGTAGGGGGAGCAACTATATTTGTAGTGGACGTTGATAAGTTTATTAAAATTTGA
- a CDS encoding sigma factor G inhibitor Gin produces MKKMCIICRKPLKDGIIINGKGICKNCEKRLVGLECGNDFYEYYKKRIKKRIVHNTGKRYKSGVCDCIKTP; encoded by the coding sequence ATGAAAAAAATGTGTATCATATGCAGAAAGCCATTAAAAGATGGTATAATAATAAATGGAAAGGGTATTTGCAAGAACTGTGAAAAAAGGTTAGTAGGACTTGAATGTGGAAATGATTTTTATGAATATTATAAAAAACGTATAAAAAAAAGAATAGTTCATAATACAGGAAAACGATATAAAAGTGGGGTGTGTGATTGTATAAAAACTCCATGA
- a CDS encoding heavy-metal-associated domain-containing protein — MKTVLKISNMVTSNDISKVRSSISRNEGVIAFYIDKDKLEVEVIYDERLLKVDDMVDSIEKLGYIIV, encoded by the coding sequence ATGAAGACGGTTTTAAAAATAAGTAATATGGTTACTTCAAATGATATATCAAAGGTTAGAAGCTCTATATCTAGAAATGAGGGAGTAATAGCATTTTATATAGATAAGGATAAGTTAGAAGTTGAAGTGATTTATGATGAAAGACTTTTAAAAGTAGATGATATGGTAGATTCAATAGAAAAGTTGGGTTATATTATTGTTTAA
- a CDS encoding DNA polymerase III subunit delta' gives MKFENIFGHEDIRTQFDELIKNKRFPHAIILCGEDGIGKSVIAREIASKILNKSEIREYADLIEWKILNDKKSISVDQVRKIIEEVNKKPYEGNNKIIVVHDMDSMTIQGQNAFLKTIEEPPVGVYIILLCKSQNRVLDTVKSRCQIYKLNRLNEDEIRKFIDIKYNITNEDEIRTLLAFSDGIPGKVDEFLNDKDLKEIRNIVINAILNIKNLNPKKIIECANKLSEYKKLWHEICNYFILYIRDALIYKETGNKDLLINLDKIDDVKKVASQFSMKQLNKMVEAVNYGQLNLETNVNMPLTYVEMLFKIQEV, from the coding sequence ATGAAATTTGAAAATATATTTGGACATGAAGATATTAGAACACAGTTTGATGAGTTAATTAAAAATAAAAGATTTCCACATGCAATAATATTATGTGGTGAAGATGGAATAGGTAAAAGTGTTATTGCAAGAGAAATTGCTTCAAAGATTTTAAATAAATCTGAAATAAGGGAATATGCAGATTTAATTGAGTGGAAAATATTAAATGACAAAAAAAGTATATCGGTAGATCAAGTTAGGAAAATAATAGAGGAAGTAAATAAAAAGCCGTATGAAGGCAATAATAAAATAATAGTAGTTCATGATATGGATTCTATGACTATTCAAGGACAAAATGCTTTCTTAAAAACAATAGAGGAACCACCAGTAGGTGTTTATATAATATTATTATGTAAATCTCAAAATAGAGTTCTTGATACTGTAAAATCAAGATGTCAAATTTATAAATTAAATCGTCTCAATGAAGATGAAATACGAAAATTTATAGATATTAAATATAATATAACAAATGAAGATGAGATAAGAACATTACTAGCTTTTAGTGATGGTATTCCTGGTAAAGTGGATGAATTTTTAAATGATAAAGATTTGAAGGAAATAAGGAATATTGTCATAAATGCTATTTTAAATATAAAAAATCTAAATCCTAAAAAGATTATTGAATGTGCAAATAAGCTCTCTGAGTATAAGAAATTATGGCATGAAATTTGTAACTACTTTATTTTATATATAAGAGATGCGCTTATATACAAAGAAACGGGAAATAAGGATCTTTTAATAAATTTAGATAAGATAGACGATGTAAAAAAGGTAGCTAGCCAATTTTCTATGAAACAGTTAAATAAGATGGTAGAAGCAGTGAATTATGGACAATTAAACTTGGAAACAAATGTTAATATGCCTTTAACTTATGTTGAAATGTTGTTTAAAATACAGGAGGTCTAA
- a CDS encoding S66 peptidase family protein: MLGKKLKLGDTIGIISPASPEDPKSIENAISFFQNKGFKIKLGKHIYDKRGYLAGEDKNRAADLMDMFKDNEVDMILCVRGGYGSMRTLPYIDFDVIRSNPKIFIGFSDITSFLNTFYSKCNLITFHGPMFTSNFKDKYTIDSFFNTLMNGNKPYIISNPSENELICSVEGECRGHLVGGNLSLISNTLGTPYEIDFKDNILFIEDVHEEPYAIDRMLTHLELSGKLNTCNGFILGQFKNCTLPHYNRSLTLNEVFADKIFSLNKPTITNLMSGHDYPKLTLPIGAQVYMNSLKKIIEINQPTVLN; this comes from the coding sequence TTGTTAGGTAAAAAACTTAAGCTTGGAGATACAATAGGTATTATATCTCCAGCAAGCCCTGAAGATCCTAAATCTATTGAAAATGCTATTAGCTTTTTTCAAAACAAAGGATTTAAAATTAAACTCGGCAAACATATATATGATAAGCGTGGTTATCTTGCCGGTGAAGATAAAAATAGAGCAGCTGATCTTATGGATATGTTTAAAGATAATGAAGTCGACATGATTTTATGTGTACGAGGAGGCTATGGTTCTATGCGAACTTTGCCTTATATAGATTTCGATGTTATAAGAAGCAATCCAAAAATATTTATAGGTTTTAGTGATATAACTTCTTTCTTAAATACTTTTTATTCTAAATGCAATTTGATTACTTTTCATGGGCCAATGTTTACTTCTAATTTTAAAGACAAGTATACTATTGACTCATTTTTCAACACTCTAATGAATGGAAACAAACCGTATATAATTTCAAATCCTTCTGAAAATGAACTAATTTGCAGTGTAGAAGGTGAATGTCGTGGACATTTAGTTGGGGGAAACTTATCTTTAATTAGTAACACTTTAGGCACGCCCTATGAAATTGATTTTAAAGATAATATTTTATTTATTGAAGATGTTCATGAAGAACCATATGCAATAGATAGAATGTTAACTCACCTCGAACTTTCTGGCAAGCTTAATACCTGTAATGGTTTTATATTGGGACAATTCAAAAATTGTACTTTACCACATTACAATAGAAGTCTAACATTAAATGAAGTTTTTGCAGATAAAATTTTTAGTCTAAATAAGCCAACAATAACAAATCTTATGAGTGGACATGATTACCCTAAGCTAACATTACCTATAGGTGCTCAAGTATATATGAATTCATTGAAAAAAATTATAGAAATAAATCAGCCTACTGTATTAAATTAA
- a CDS encoding PSP1 domain-containing protein, with protein sequence MITVVGVRFKKAGKIYYFSPDDLNVNKGDDVIVETARGIEYGNCVIGLKNVGEESIVSPLKSVIRVATEEDKKKYLENKSKEKEAFNICLNKIKKHELVMKLIDVEYTFDNNKIIFYFTAEGRVDFRELVKDLASVFRTRIELRQIGVRDEAKMIGGFGVCGRPMCCSLYLGDFAPVSIKMAKEQNLSLNPSKISGVCGRLMCCLNYEQESYEDIRKRMPKVGSIVNTKEYGKAEIVDNNIIKESVKVKYTAKDGETISEAEVHIKDVKLISGSYEGNVDESQIKLELEDVDAKEVKELFKPD encoded by the coding sequence ATGATAACAGTTGTGGGAGTGAGATTTAAGAAGGCAGGAAAGATATATTACTTTTCTCCTGATGATCTCAATGTAAACAAAGGGGACGACGTTATAGTTGAAACAGCAAGGGGAATTGAATATGGTAATTGTGTTATAGGGTTAAAAAATGTAGGGGAAGAGAGTATAGTATCACCTCTAAAAAGTGTTATAAGAGTAGCTACAGAAGAAGATAAAAAGAAATACTTGGAAAACAAAAGCAAAGAAAAAGAGGCTTTTAATATTTGTCTTAATAAAATAAAAAAACATGAGCTTGTCATGAAATTGATAGATGTTGAGTACACCTTCGATAATAATAAGATAATATTTTATTTCACAGCGGAAGGAAGAGTAGACTTTAGAGAGTTAGTTAAAGATTTAGCATCTGTATTTAGGACTAGAATTGAGCTGAGACAGATAGGTGTGAGAGATGAAGCAAAGATGATAGGCGGTTTTGGTGTATGCGGAAGACCTATGTGTTGTTCTTTGTATCTAGGAGATTTTGCACCAGTTTCGATAAAAATGGCAAAAGAGCAGAACTTGTCACTTAATCCTTCTAAAATTTCAGGAGTATGTGGAAGGCTTATGTGCTGCTTAAATTATGAACAAGAGAGTTATGAAGATATAAGAAAAAGAATGCCGAAGGTTGGGTCTATAGTAAATACAAAAGAGTATGGTAAGGCAGAGATAGTAGACAATAATATAATAAAAGAATCAGTTAAAGTTAAGTATACAGCAAAAGATGGAGAAACAATTTCAGAAGCAGAGGTTCATATTAAAGATGTAAAATTAATATCTGGATCTTATGAAGGAAATGTAGATGAATCTCAAATAAAGTTAGAGCTTGAAGATGTAGATGCAAAAGAAGTAAAAGAGTTATTTAAACCTGATTAG
- a CDS encoding DUF3006 domain-containing protein encodes MLGSDFIKLVIDRFEGEFAVCERPDRSMLNILKTRIPKGAVEGTVLNLYDDGNIKINIDETRKRKIDIQKLMSNLFM; translated from the coding sequence ATATTAGGAAGTGATTTTATTAAACTTGTTATAGATAGATTTGAAGGTGAATTTGCTGTTTGTGAAAGGCCAGATAGAAGTATGCTTAATATATTAAAAACTAGAATCCCTAAGGGAGCAGTAGAGGGTACCGTTTTGAATTTATATGATGATGGTAATATTAAAATTAATATTGATGAAACAAGGAAAAGAAAGATAGATATACAAAAATTAATGAGTAATTTGTTTATGTAA
- a CDS encoding DUF362 domain-containing protein, protein MAYKITDACVSCGSCASECPVSAISQGDTQFVIDADTCIECGNCANVCPVGAPVQE, encoded by the coding sequence ATGGCATATAAAATAACAGACGCTTGTGTTAGTTGTGGTTCATGTGCTTCAGAATGTCCAGTTAGCGCTATAAGCCAAGGAGATACTCAATTCGTAATTGATGCTGATACATGCATTGAATGTGGAAACTGTGCTAATGTTTGCCCAGTAGGAGCTCCAGTTCAAGAGTAA
- a CDS encoding aminotransferase class I/II-fold pyridoxal phosphate-dependent enzyme, with the protein MSKAPIIDGIMKYISEKNSLFCTPGHKGGRGFSNSKMGKKLYENIIKMDLTEVDGLDNLHAPVGIIKEAEDRLRDLYGSKKSYFLVNGSTSGNLAMIFSCFNEGDKIIVERNCHRSIFNGIILRKLNPIYVKNYFDKNINASLSIDEEYFLKVIQENKDAKGIILTYPNYYGVCSDLRNIIKVAKKYKMKVLVDSAHGAHFGISEGLPQSAVKLGADMVVMSSHKTLPSFTQTAYLHLCGDIEESKVDFYVSSFLSTSPSYMLMSSMDYARNYLEDRGKRDYDNLVELCIKYSKKISKINGLHVLNSEDLSINGKRLQFDATRFVINVEDGCSGFKLYEYLKENNIQPEMCDDRNVVLICSPFDGELQLQNLYKTLKNCNIIKINDNKNQFMNLPDIPEIRFAPYEVLNLKSEKVKIEDSLGKAVKKELVPYPPGIPIIMPGEIINQEIIDCIINFIKAGITVLGIENQGRDTIIEVVSEN; encoded by the coding sequence GTGTCTAAAGCACCTATAATAGATGGAATAATGAAATATATAAGTGAAAAAAATAGTTTGTTTTGTACACCAGGACACAAAGGTGGTAGAGGATTTTCAAATAGTAAAATGGGTAAGAAGTTATATGAAAATATCATAAAAATGGATTTAACAGAAGTTGATGGGCTTGATAATCTACATGCGCCGGTTGGAATTATTAAGGAAGCTGAAGATAGGCTTAGAGACTTATATGGAAGTAAAAAATCATATTTTCTTGTGAATGGAAGCACAAGTGGTAATCTTGCTATGATATTTTCATGTTTCAATGAGGGAGACAAGATAATTGTTGAAAGAAATTGCCATAGATCAATATTCAACGGAATAATATTAAGAAAACTTAATCCTATATATGTAAAAAATTATTTTGATAAGAATATAAATGCTTCTTTATCTATAGATGAGGAGTATTTTTTAAAAGTTATACAAGAAAATAAAGATGCCAAGGGAATAATACTTACATATCCTAATTATTATGGTGTGTGCTCAGACTTGAGAAATATAATAAAGGTAGCTAAAAAATATAAAATGAAAGTTTTAGTCGATTCAGCACATGGAGCTCATTTTGGAATATCAGAAGGTTTGCCACAAAGTGCTGTTAAGCTTGGAGCAGATATGGTTGTAATGAGTTCACATAAAACTCTACCAAGTTTTACTCAGACTGCATATCTTCATTTATGCGGTGATATTGAAGAAAGCAAAGTAGACTTTTATGTAAGTTCGTTTTTAAGTACAAGCCCATCTTACATGTTAATGAGTTCTATGGATTATGCTAGAAATTATCTTGAGGACAGAGGAAAGCGTGATTACGATAACTTAGTAGAATTATGTATAAAATATTCAAAAAAAATAAGCAAAATAAATGGACTACATGTGTTGAATTCAGAGGATTTAAGTATAAATGGAAAAAGGCTTCAATTTGATGCAACAAGGTTTGTGATTAATGTAGAAGATGGATGCAGCGGATTTAAATTGTATGAATATTTAAAAGAAAATAATATACAACCTGAAATGTGTGATGACAGAAATGTTGTTTTAATTTGTTCACCCTTTGATGGAGAATTGCAGTTACAAAATTTATATAAAACATTAAAGAACTGTAACATTATAAAAATAAATGATAATAAAAATCAATTTATGAATCTACCAGATATACCTGAAATTAGATTTGCGCCATATGAGGTTTTAAATTTGAAATCTGAGAAAGTTAAAATTGAAGATAGTTTAGGAAAAGCAGTAAAAAAAGAATTGGTTCCATATCCACCTGGAATACCAATTATTATGCCAGGTGAAATTATAAATCAAGAAATTATTGATTGTATAATAAATTTTATTAAGGCCGGAATTACAGTTTTGGGAATTGAAAATCAAGGTAGAGATACTATAATAGAAGTTGTTTCTGAAAATTAA
- a CDS encoding magnesium transporter CorA family protein, which yields MISIYKSVDFNNPSKLEKLENVEPGCWINVTAPTKQELMLIQKKTNVPMDFLNAAMDDEETSRLEIEDNNILIIVDIPFTEVEDNSLAYDTYPLAIIHTEKEIITICLKNSKILSDFLDGKVKTFFTFKRSRFILQILYKVATYYLLYLRQIDKKSLMVEKRLHKSLKNKELIQLLSLEKSLVYFSTSLKSNEITLEKMLKLQVMQKYTDDQDVLEDVIIENKQAIEMASIYSDILSGTMDAFASIISNNLNVVIKFLTSVTILLSIPTMISNLFAMNVAGIPLSTYRYGFWIICGLMALISCITGIFLYKKNTF from the coding sequence ATGATATCCATTTATAAAAGTGTTGATTTCAATAATCCATCAAAACTTGAAAAATTAGAAAATGTAGAACCAGGCTGTTGGATAAATGTCACAGCACCAACTAAACAAGAACTAATGCTTATACAGAAAAAAACAAATGTTCCAATGGACTTTTTAAATGCTGCGATGGATGATGAGGAGACCTCTAGATTAGAAATAGAAGATAATAACATTTTAATTATTGTAGATATTCCTTTTACAGAGGTTGAAGATAACTCTTTAGCTTATGATACTTATCCACTTGCCATAATACACACTGAAAAGGAAATCATAACAATATGTCTTAAAAACAGTAAAATATTATCTGACTTTCTTGATGGAAAAGTAAAAACTTTCTTTACTTTTAAACGTTCACGATTTATATTACAAATACTATATAAAGTAGCAACCTACTATCTACTGTACCTTAGACAAATTGATAAAAAAAGTCTTATGGTTGAAAAAAGACTTCATAAATCTCTTAAAAATAAAGAGCTTATTCAACTTCTATCCCTTGAAAAGTCTCTTGTATATTTTTCTACTTCACTTAAGTCAAATGAAATTACTCTTGAAAAAATGTTAAAACTTCAAGTAATGCAAAAATACACAGATGATCAAGATGTACTTGAAGATGTGATAATTGAAAATAAACAAGCTATTGAAATGGCAAGTATATATAGCGATATTCTAAGTGGAACAATGGATGCATTTGCCTCAATAATATCTAATAATTTAAATGTTGTAATAAAATTTTTAACCTCAGTAACAATACTACTATCAATTCCTACAATGATTTCAAATTTATTCGCAATGAATGTTGCTGGAATACCTTTATCAACATATAGATATGGATTTTGGATAATTTGTGGACTTATGGCCTTAATATCCTGCATAACAGGAATATTTTTATATAAAAAGAATACTTTTTAA
- a CDS encoding amidohydrolase, translating into MKQELASFLTTIDSELYSLTKYLYDNPEESFHEYKACKYITDLLKSYNFNTLTNYLDVNTAFFSQFGEGHPKICLICEYDADINYGHIYGFNAKTTISIGAALTLSKTISKIGGSVVLIGCPGELKSSLKSTMFKQGTFEDMDAILSAQPHVITAQSGTSMASLPLKLNFSSNNKMADIASSHWNFNTALIIFNALNYLISTSKASLDINNLSFSNLVDSDPKISEMAFTLNSVSSQNISDHELKIREFFKGLCSLLNIDFELHLSDAPCTELLSSSTLSRLFSHNLKECGIINIDKPKNLSSYLSLGIISHSIPCIHPYISITENSSVRYGTNFFADETITPYAHNIIMKTIKALAFTCIDLIENNSLLFEAKNELNNK; encoded by the coding sequence TTGAAACAAGAACTAGCTTCATTTTTAACTACAATCGATAGCGAATTGTATTCTCTTACAAAATATTTATATGATAATCCCGAAGAAAGCTTTCATGAATATAAAGCTTGCAAGTATATAACTGATCTTTTAAAGTCTTATAATTTCAATACTTTAACAAACTATTTAGATGTTAACACCGCATTTTTTTCTCAATTTGGAGAAGGTCATCCCAAAATATGCCTTATATGTGAGTATGATGCAGATATAAATTACGGTCATATATACGGATTTAATGCTAAAACTACTATTTCTATTGGTGCCGCCCTTACTCTATCCAAAACTATTTCTAAAATCGGTGGAAGTGTTGTTCTAATAGGTTGTCCTGGTGAATTGAAGAGTAGTTTGAAATCAACAATGTTTAAACAAGGAACTTTTGAAGATATGGACGCTATATTGTCAGCTCAACCACATGTAATAACAGCACAAAGTGGTACTTCAATGGCTTCTCTTCCACTAAAACTTAATTTTTCATCAAATAACAAAATGGCTGATATAGCGAGTTCCCACTGGAATTTTAATACTGCCCTAATTATTTTTAATGCCTTAAATTATTTAATAAGCACTTCAAAAGCTAGTTTAGATATTAATAATTTAAGTTTCTCAAATTTAGTTGACTCTGATCCTAAAATTTCTGAAATGGCCTTTACTTTAAATTCTGTATCTTCTCAAAATATATCTGACCATGAGTTAAAAATAAGAGAATTTTTCAAGGGTTTATGCTCACTATTAAATATTGACTTCGAACTTCACCTTAGCGACGCACCATGTACAGAATTGTTATCAAGCAGTACTCTTTCACGACTTTTTTCACATAATTTAAAGGAATGTGGGATAATAAATATAGATAAACCTAAAAACTTATCCTCATACCTCAGTTTAGGAATTATAAGTCATTCAATTCCTTGTATACATCCATACATATCTATAACAGAAAATTCTTCAGTGAGATATGGAACTAACTTCTTCGCAGATGAAACAATTACACCTTATGCTCATAATATAATTATGAAAACTATAAAAGCTTTAGCATTTACATGTATTGATTTAATAGAAAATAATAGCCTTTTATTTGAAGCAAAAAATGAACTTAACAATAAATAA
- a CDS encoding guanylate kinase, protein MGKIICLFGKSNSGKDTIFKELRGDENLKLKPIVTYTTRPKRDTERDGTEYYFIDESKLETYDNMGKVIEKRSYNTVNGKWHYATVDDGQFDSDNENYILITTLEAYKNIKAYFGEEKIIPFYINVEDGIRLERALKRERNQHKPNYEEMCRRFLADNEDFSGERLKECGIKKYYNNYSLEDCLNQIKNDIIKNI, encoded by the coding sequence ATGGGCAAAATAATTTGTTTGTTTGGAAAAAGTAATTCTGGGAAAGATACTATATTTAAAGAACTCAGAGGAGATGAAAACTTAAAATTAAAGCCTATTGTAACATATACAACACGACCTAAGAGGGATACAGAAAGGGACGGTACAGAATATTATTTTATAGATGAAAGTAAGCTAGAAACTTATGATAATATGGGAAAAGTAATAGAAAAAAGAAGTTACAACACGGTAAATGGGAAATGGCATTATGCTACAGTAGATGATGGTCAATTCGATTCAGATAATGAAAATTATATACTTATAACAACGTTAGAAGCTTATAAAAATATAAAGGCTTATTTTGGAGAAGAAAAAATCATACCATTTTACATAAATGTTGAGGATGGCATTAGACTTGAAAGAGCACTAAAAAGAGAACGAAATCAACATAAACCTAATTACGAAGAAATGTGCAGAAGATTTCTGGCGGATAATGAAGATTTTAGTGGAGAAAGATTAAAAGAATGTGGAATAAAAAAATATTATAACAATTATAGTCTTGAAGATTGTTTGAATCAAATAAAAAACGATATCATTAAGAATATTTAA